A portion of the Polaribacter cellanae genome contains these proteins:
- a CDS encoding 3-hydroxyacyl-ACP dehydratase FabZ family protein — METEIEKLIPHRFPFLFVDKIITANENEIIGKKSFDKSNNMLTGSFPEFNFIPGMILVESMAQCGGAGVKKAGLANGLFGLASMENVTFLKGVTYNEEIKYVIKNIRISDRLIKQSGIAYAKNEPIVEATWLCARID, encoded by the coding sequence ATGGAAACAGAAATAGAAAAATTAATTCCACACAGATTTCCATTTTTATTTGTAGACAAAATTATAACTGCAAATGAAAATGAGATTATTGGAAAAAAAAGTTTTGACAAATCAAATAATATGTTGACTGGTAGTTTTCCTGAATTTAATTTCATTCCTGGGATGATTTTGGTTGAATCAATGGCTCAATGTGGTGGCGCAGGCGTAAAAAAAGCAGGTCTTGCTAATGGTTTATTCGGTCTAGCAAGTATGGAAAATGTGACTTTTTTAAAAGGAGTAACTTACAACGAAGAAATTAAATATGTTATTAAAAACATTAGAATCAGTGACAGATTAATAAAACAATCTGGAATTGCATACGCTAAAAACGAACCCATTGTCGAAGCGACTTGGCTTTGTGCTAGAATTGACTAA
- a CDS encoding rhomboid family intramembrane serine protease, whose protein sequence is MNNIKTKLQEVYIPFLIVSIGTILSYNIFRWTLDIKLGILPLKENLLNFWIPFALPWIPILIWLRRRIRILNVRGKRDNGYFGYQFAMAAAMAVPIIISQNYIEKGSFDLNEISSISKVKELKNEKYFKISSFNIDHNSSLPYVTARTSGRNNDNLNFYLYLACPFEETSSIWYGVEYKKNLSNRINEQRKNSEYRTFLNKSEQEFKTYNFQDVEYFERLGYSDDRDGFIEAIKERNANLNEKEQIILIPKNDVFEERLGNSFSWIFGSFGIGALVLLVMVVIPKIDEKELNDFKKNKPIKEDDLKDMLGFLNPMGENKATAILLLLNIIIFLIMTFDGLNIVSPTPKELLEIGGNRRIEVMNGEYWRLFSSMFIHGGLLHLFMNLIGLGLGSSLLENILGSVKLIITYIVCGILASLASIYWHENTVSVGSSGAIFGLYGLILAFTVFKIYPNYMRGMTWMLLGLYAGVSLLFGFLGGIDNAAHFGGLISGFVIGGILILTNKEQLKKNAS, encoded by the coding sequence TTGAACAATATTAAAACAAAACTTCAAGAAGTATATATTCCATTTTTAATAGTTTCGATAGGAACTATTCTTTCTTATAACATATTTCGTTGGACTTTAGATATCAAACTCGGAATTTTACCCTTAAAAGAAAACTTATTGAATTTTTGGATTCCTTTCGCTCTTCCTTGGATTCCAATACTTATTTGGTTACGAAGAAGAATTCGAATTTTAAATGTTAGAGGTAAAAGAGATAATGGATATTTTGGATATCAATTTGCTATGGCAGCAGCAATGGCTGTACCAATAATAATAAGTCAAAACTACATTGAAAAAGGTTCTTTTGACTTAAATGAAATATCTTCAATCTCAAAAGTTAAAGAATTAAAAAACGAAAAGTATTTTAAAATAAGCTCATTTAATATTGACCATAACTCAAGTCTTCCATATGTAACTGCGAGAACTTCTGGTCGAAATAATGATAATTTGAACTTTTACTTATATCTAGCCTGTCCATTTGAGGAAACGAGCTCTATTTGGTATGGAGTTGAGTATAAAAAGAATTTAAGTAATCGTATTAATGAACAAAGGAAAAATTCAGAATACAGGACTTTTTTAAACAAATCAGAACAAGAATTTAAAACTTATAATTTTCAAGATGTAGAATATTTTGAACGACTAGGGTATTCAGACGACAGAGACGGATTTATAGAAGCAATAAAAGAAAGAAACGCTAATCTTAACGAAAAAGAACAAATAATACTTATCCCAAAAAATGATGTTTTTGAAGAAAGACTTGGCAATTCATTTTCCTGGATTTTTGGCTCTTTTGGAATTGGAGCATTAGTCCTTTTGGTTATGGTAGTTATTCCAAAAATTGACGAAAAGGAATTAAACGATTTTAAAAAGAATAAACCGATAAAAGAAGACGATTTAAAAGATATGTTAGGCTTTTTAAATCCAATGGGCGAAAATAAAGCTACAGCAATTTTATTGCTTTTAAATATTATTATTTTCCTAATTATGACATTTGACGGACTAAACATTGTCTCGCCTACACCAAAGGAATTGCTCGAAATTGGAGGAAATAGACGAATTGAAGTTATGAATGGAGAATATTGGAGATTATTTTCTTCGATGTTTATTCACGGTGGATTATTACATTTGTTTATGAACTTAATAGGTCTTGGACTTGGAAGCAGTTTATTGGAAAACATTCTTGGTTCGGTAAAATTAATAATTACCTACATTGTTTGCGGAATACTTGCAAGTTTAGCGAGTATTTATTGGCACGAAAACACCGTTAGTGTTGGATCATCTGGAGCAATATTTGGACTTTATGGTCTGATTTTGGCTTTTACAGTTTTTAAAATTTACCCAAATTATATGAGAGGAATGACTTGGATGCTATTAGGACTTTACGCAGGAGTAAGTTTGTTATTTGGATTTTTAGGCGGTATTGATAATGCAGCTCATTTTGGTGGATTGATAAGCGGATTTGTGATTGGAGGAATTTTAATATTGACAAATAAAGAACAACTGAAAAAAAACGCAAGCTAA
- a CDS encoding helix-turn-helix domain-containing protein gives MVEKPKFNLIMEKFSIQNIEKISSLNSELEVEKASNLFLKLRVLAKENESYQVLRKHLSKLIKDYEDKNWSSSDNITNEQIKESDLAEQIVQAESNFYSKRKEIIRKKLKESGLNQTDLAKILGHRKGYVSELINGIRPFSKEDLIIINRLFKIELENLIPTFIKEDKVLHIRKTLKSIPKSRIRLTKKDIDLNLENYIAQHRV, from the coding sequence ATGGTTGAAAAACCAAAATTTAATTTAATTATGGAAAAATTTTCAATTCAAAATATAGAAAAAATCAGCTCTTTGAATAGTGAGTTAGAAGTTGAAAAAGCATCCAATTTATTCCTAAAATTGAGAGTTTTAGCGAAAGAAAATGAATCTTATCAAGTTTTGAGAAAACACTTATCAAAATTAATAAAAGATTATGAAGATAAGAATTGGTCAAGTAGTGATAATATTACTAACGAGCAAATTAAGGAAAGTGATTTAGCGGAACAAATTGTTCAAGCGGAAAGTAATTTTTACTCAAAAAGAAAAGAAATTATTCGTAAAAAACTGAAAGAAAGCGGTTTGAATCAAACAGACTTGGCGAAAATTTTAGGACATAGAAAGGGCTATGTTTCTGAATTAATAAATGGAATCAGACCATTCTCAAAAGAAGATTTAATAATTATAAATCGTTTATTCAAAATTGAACTTGAAAACTTAATTCCAACTTTTATAAAAGAAGACAAAGTTTTACACATAAGAAAAACTTTAAAATCAATTCCGAAAAGCCGAATTAGATTAACGAAAAAAGATATTGATTTAAATTTAGAAAATTACATTGCCCAACACCGTGTATAA
- a CDS encoding type II toxin-antitoxin system HigB family toxin, giving the protein MNLLNKRKLLKLEKKNQGNKKLTEAIKKLIEDIEKAEWKNPLEIKEDRPDADNVHSEGFYFFNISIHRTMILIVFEDSEASIVWTGNHQEYDKTFKGNKNTIEKWLKNQNLI; this is encoded by the coding sequence TTGAATTTACTAAACAAAAGAAAACTTTTAAAACTTGAGAAAAAGAATCAAGGAAATAAAAAGTTGACTGAAGCAATTAAAAAACTAATTGAAGATATTGAAAAGGCAGAATGGAAAAACCCTCTTGAAATAAAAGAAGATAGACCTGACGCGGACAATGTTCATTCTGAAGGTTTCTATTTCTTTAATATTAGTATTCATAGAACAATGATTTTAATCGTATTTGAAGATTCAGAAGCTTCAATTGTTTGGACAGGAAATCATCAAGAATATGATAAAACATTCAAAGGAAATAAAAACACAATAGAAAAATGGTTGAAAAACCAAAATTTAATTTAA
- a CDS encoding phosphoethanolamine transferase domain-containing protein translates to MKIEFKEEQKFTQWWLWLILIGIGILPIFGIYKQLILGEKFGDKPMSDFGLIIFCLFIFGLIAMFWFMRLKTEIDQNEIRINFFPFIKKRVNWKEIKNAEIVNYGFVGGWGIRLWTKYGTVYNTKGNKGLAIELQNGKKFLIGTQKETEMKKIVEKASWQQRV, encoded by the coding sequence ATGAAAATCGAGTTTAAAGAAGAACAAAAATTTACACAATGGTGGCTTTGGTTGATTTTAATCGGAATCGGAATTTTACCGATTTTCGGAATTTATAAGCAATTAATTCTCGGAGAAAAATTTGGAGACAAACCAATGTCTGACTTCGGACTTATAATTTTCTGTCTGTTTATTTTTGGATTAATAGCTATGTTTTGGTTTATGCGACTGAAAACTGAAATTGACCAAAATGAAATCCGAATAAACTTCTTTCCTTTCATTAAAAAGCGAGTAAATTGGAAAGAAATAAAAAACGCTGAAATCGTGAATTATGGATTTGTTGGAGGTTGGGGAATCCGACTTTGGACTAAATACGGAACTGTATATAATACGAAAGGAAATAAAGGTTTAGCGATTGAACTTCAGAATGGAAAAAAATTTCTAATCGGAACTCAAAAAGAAACTGAAATGAAAAAAATAGTGGAAAAAGCCAGTTGGCAACAACGTGTATAA
- a CDS encoding carboxymuconolactone decarboxylase family protein has product MKLKELTFIFLLLIIGQISYGQINRNKTEMEKSERYQAGWEKLKEIDGEAGENVIESLKDISPELGTFIIEYAFGDIYTRDGLDLKSKEISVVSALTAMGTALPQLKVHINGALNTGSTINELKEIILQMSVYSGFPSCINAMNALKDVLNEREKQGIKDTIGDFSNTPIANRLKTGELELSKLDSTQVEKLKTAYNEFSPELVKFVLEYGYADIFSRDNLDDKYRQIATISALTALGTAQSQLKFHINAGFNIGLTEIEVKEIMLLMTVYSGFPSAINGMNVLKEVVTDRKKNKN; this is encoded by the coding sequence ATGAAACTAAAAGAACTAACATTCATATTTTTACTATTGATAATCGGACAAATTAGTTACGGACAAATAAACAGGAATAAAACAGAAATGGAAAAATCAGAAAGATATCAAGCAGGTTGGGAAAAACTAAAGGAAATTGACGGAGAAGCAGGAGAAAACGTAATAGAAAGTTTAAAAGATATTTCACCCGAACTTGGAACTTTCATCATTGAATATGCTTTTGGAGACATTTATACGAGAGATGGACTTGACCTAAAATCTAAAGAAATTTCCGTTGTATCAGCTCTCACAGCGATGGGAACAGCATTGCCACAATTGAAAGTTCATATAAATGGAGCTTTAAACACTGGAAGCACTATCAACGAATTGAAAGAAATAATTCTTCAAATGTCTGTTTATTCAGGTTTTCCAAGCTGTATAAACGCTATGAACGCATTAAAAGATGTGTTGAACGAAAGGGAAAAACAAGGAATTAAAGATACTATTGGAGATTTTTCAAATACGCCAATAGCGAACAGACTTAAAACTGGAGAATTAGAATTATCAAAATTGGACAGTACACAAGTCGAAAAACTGAAAACTGCCTATAATGAATTTTCGCCTGAATTGGTGAAATTCGTGCTTGAATACGGATATGCCGACATTTTTTCGAGAGACAATTTAGATGACAAATACAGACAAATTGCAACTATTTCTGCCTTGACAGCATTGGGCACAGCACAATCCCAGCTAAAATTTCATATCAATGCAGGATTTAACATTGGACTGACTGAAATTGAAGTCAAAGAAATAATGTTGCTTATGACTGTTTATTCAGGTTTTCCATCGGCAATTAACGGAATGAATGTATTGAAAGAAGTAGTTACTGACAGAAAGAAAAACAAGAACTAA
- a CDS encoding HXXEE domain-containing protein, with translation MELNLNTLIILLPFAFALHNFEEILGMEKWTKSIPIFIHKPVTTRQFGIAVILFTILGFAITFSKELYQTEKYYYLIITGFSGMLFLNVFFPHLLAVIYLRKYAPGIITGLLINLPLTITILLLVKDSEILSQKQMIFSVIAGGLIGIFLAFIFLKIGKFWDFKKVIE, from the coding sequence ATGGAATTGAATTTAAATACGTTGATTATCTTACTCCCTTTTGCGTTCGCTCTCCACAACTTTGAAGAAATATTGGGAATGGAAAAATGGACAAAATCGATTCCCATTTTTATCCATAAACCAGTGACAACGAGACAATTTGGAATAGCCGTAATATTATTTACGATTTTAGGTTTTGCAATTACCTTTTCGAAAGAACTTTATCAAACGGAAAAATATTATTATTTAATCATTACAGGATTCTCCGGAATGTTGTTTTTGAACGTTTTCTTTCCCCATTTATTGGCTGTGATATATTTAAGAAAATATGCACCAGGAATCATCACGGGACTTTTAATCAATCTACCGTTAACAATAACAATTTTACTATTGGTAAAAGATTCTGAAATATTATCGCAAAAACAGATGATATTTTCTGTAATCGCTGGTGGATTAATTGGAATTTTCCTTGCATTTATTTTTCTGAAAATCGGGAAATTTTGGGATTTTAAAAAAGTAATTGAATGA
- a CDS encoding serine hydrolase domain-containing protein: MKVVLYIILGIVLVVIGFFVWFFVFFLQVPELNIPKNSSEKEKVVLIDNWLEKLNSERKFNGGILITKNGEPTLAKTYGFTNSKKTEKLNNNSSFRLASISKQFTASGIMLLKEKELIDYDDLVSKYISNFPYDNVTIRNLLNQTSGIPDTYLDLAEKAKDEIGILTNEKAIKLIVDNKPKANFPPNEKYEYSNTNYIILARIIELVSNQSFENFMKDNIFIPLEMNGTRVWNLISEDKTFKGKTDGFEDFAGEIREIKPTFVDGVAGDGGVFSSINDFVKWDKFWYENKLISNENLKEAFKRPTLNNGKKSNYGFGWVIINEDVVMHNGAWLAANTYFVRNTKKKTSFVLLDNSSNLFFDKIIGSIK, from the coding sequence ATGAAAGTTGTACTTTATATAATACTTGGAATTGTTTTGGTTGTTATCGGATTTTTTGTCTGGTTTTTTGTATTTTTTCTTCAAGTACCTGAATTAAACATTCCTAAAAATTCAAGTGAAAAAGAAAAAGTAGTATTAATTGACAATTGGTTAGAAAAACTAAATTCTGAAAGGAAATTTAATGGTGGAATTCTAATAACAAAAAATGGAGAGCCAACTTTAGCAAAAACATATGGCTTCACTAATTCAAAGAAAACAGAAAAACTAAATAATAACTCATCATTCAGACTTGCTTCAATATCAAAACAATTTACAGCGAGTGGAATTATGCTATTAAAAGAGAAAGAATTAATTGATTATGATGATTTAGTTTCAAAATATATTTCAAATTTTCCATATGATAATGTTACAATTAGAAACTTATTAAATCAAACTTCTGGAATACCTGACACATATTTAGATTTAGCAGAAAAAGCAAAGGATGAAATTGGAATTTTAACAAATGAAAAAGCTATAAAACTAATCGTAGATAATAAACCAAAAGCTAATTTTCCGCCTAATGAAAAATACGAGTATTCAAATACAAACTATATAATTTTAGCAAGAATAATTGAATTGGTTTCAAATCAATCCTTCGAGAACTTTATGAAAGATAATATCTTCATTCCATTAGAAATGAATGGTACAAGAGTTTGGAATCTAATTTCAGAAGATAAAACGTTCAAAGGAAAAACAGATGGCTTTGAAGATTTTGCTGGAGAAATACGAGAAATTAAACCAACATTTGTTGATGGCGTTGCTGGCGATGGTGGCGTTTTTAGTAGTATAAATGATTTTGTAAAATGGGATAAATTTTGGTACGAAAACAAACTTATTAGTAATGAAAATTTAAAAGAAGCTTTTAAAAGACCAACACTAAATAATGGAAAAAAATCTAATTATGGTTTTGGTTGGGTAATTATAAATGAAGATGTAGTTATGCACAATGGAGCTTGGTTAGCAGCGAATACTTATTTTGTAAGAAATACTAAAAAGAAGACGAGTTTTGTGCTTTTAGATAATTCCTCTAATTTATTTTTTGACAAGATTATTGGAAGTATAAAATAA
- a CDS encoding IS110 family transposase: MKEQISLDVVNKNAAGIDIGSRSHWVAVGQSDDLIKEFGVYNENLYQLADWLTSHKIKHVAMESTGNYWQNLHAVLLSRGFEVTLCNGKFTKNIKGKKTDVKDCQWIQKLHSLGLLSGSFLPDEDTEILRTYTRHRYNLIKQAASATKKMQKYLRLMNIRLDVVVKDVVGLTGLKIIRAIALGETDPEKLASLRHYNCKKSEEEIAKALHSNGRKDFLYALKDELDTYDFVQKKIRECDDQIAAKLDEIIGKDPEKQEHYIDKKPYKRINKNTPKDIDINLKSYQMFKGVDLLAIEGMSYNTVLTIMSEVGFDGIKKFNSAKQFTSWLRLAPNNKVSGGKVLSSKIGKGSNRLKIALRNAANSIGNLKDSTPLRDFFHRINFRKGRVSAITATARKLAVIIWNMVTKGIPYQNPEGYLYLDQKRKLGIVKRMKKQITKFGITNDDLELNTTP; encoded by the coding sequence ATGAAAGAACAAATTAGCTTAGATGTAGTCAATAAAAATGCAGCAGGCATTGATATTGGTAGTAGAAGTCATTGGGTGGCAGTTGGTCAGAGCGATGACTTAATCAAAGAGTTTGGCGTCTACAATGAAAATCTATACCAACTTGCCGATTGGTTGACCTCACACAAGATTAAGCATGTTGCTATGGAGAGTACCGGAAACTACTGGCAAAATTTACATGCCGTACTGCTCTCAAGAGGATTTGAGGTAACCCTGTGCAATGGTAAATTTACCAAAAACATCAAAGGAAAGAAAACAGATGTCAAAGACTGTCAATGGATCCAAAAACTACACAGTTTAGGACTGCTCTCGGGTAGTTTTTTACCCGATGAAGACACCGAAATACTCAGGACATACACAAGACACCGATACAATCTGATAAAACAAGCTGCCTCGGCAACAAAGAAGATGCAGAAATACCTTAGACTTATGAATATTCGCCTCGATGTAGTGGTCAAAGATGTGGTGGGACTTACAGGACTTAAAATTATTCGTGCCATTGCTCTAGGCGAAACCGATCCAGAAAAACTAGCAAGTTTACGTCATTACAACTGCAAGAAAAGCGAAGAAGAAATTGCCAAAGCATTGCACTCCAACGGAAGAAAAGACTTCCTTTATGCACTAAAAGATGAGCTAGACACCTACGATTTCGTGCAAAAGAAAATAAGAGAATGTGACGACCAGATTGCCGCAAAACTCGACGAAATAATAGGTAAAGACCCTGAAAAACAAGAACATTATATCGATAAGAAACCGTATAAACGCATTAACAAAAACACCCCTAAAGACATAGACATCAATTTAAAATCCTACCAAATGTTCAAAGGTGTAGACCTTTTAGCCATAGAAGGTATGAGTTACAATACCGTCCTTACCATCATGAGTGAAGTAGGTTTTGATGGAATCAAAAAGTTTAATTCCGCAAAACAATTTACATCTTGGCTTAGGCTGGCGCCCAACAACAAAGTAAGTGGTGGAAAAGTGCTATCCAGCAAAATAGGGAAAGGAAGCAACAGACTCAAAATTGCTCTGCGAAATGCAGCAAACTCCATTGGTAATTTAAAAGACAGCACACCCCTGCGGGATTTTTTCCATAGAATCAACTTCAGAAAAGGCCGTGTCTCGGCCATCACTGCAACAGCAAGAAAATTAGCAGTCATCATTTGGAATATGGTCACAAAAGGAATTCCATACCAAAACCCAGAAGGCTATCTCTACCTTGACCAAAAAAGAAAATTAGGTATCGTTAAAAGAATGAAGAAACAAATCACTAAATTTGGAATAACAAATGACGATTTAGAGCTAAACACAACCCCTTGA
- a CDS encoding DUF262 domain-containing protein: MEAGKRTIRDIFNRGRNLEIPFFQRAYVWDTEQWQRFLEDMIMVSTTKRPYFLGSVILKQQETSSNKDSILTVIDGQQRLTTLNIFLKVLCLKNNADNDFTETFKKQRDKSIILLHNHNDQESFNKVVNLESSTVFKDVSENDNILSAYNFFNENITAEDLENSIDFFNILDNILFVGIDLGYEEDEQQIFDTINSLGVRLTTAELLKNYFFKRDEIESYNKYWKQVFEKDDDTKIYWDREITTGRLRRTFIDLFFYSYLQIKIQEPELKVNTEDKIEFSKVENLFESYKRFIRDYKLDKTKILDELKEYADLFKENFDYDIVNNELSSESGIERINAIIFGLDTSTLIPYSLYILKNVEDETQRNELFAFIESYVMRRMVVKATTKNYNQLFTDRLISNKILSKQQFVEYLEGRNDKVNYLPNDTELKQGFENSILINKQTAGIIYLIESKIRNRNKQATQLLGISKYSLEHLMPKKWENKWNSVPTKEAKDYRNFKLKTLGNLAIITQSLNASIRDSNWPKKKRGSGNKEGLKHYSGGIETLAPYLELNDWNETEIENRAGFLLEKAKEIWTAETMPVANNV, from the coding sequence ATGGAAGCAGGAAAAAGAACAATTAGAGATATATTTAACAGAGGTAGAAATTTAGAAATACCTTTTTTTCAAAGAGCATACGTTTGGGATACTGAACAATGGCAAAGATTTTTAGAAGATATGATTATGGTTTCGACAACGAAAAGACCATATTTTTTAGGTTCTGTAATTTTAAAACAGCAAGAAACTTCTTCAAATAAAGATTCGATTTTAACAGTCATTGACGGACAACAAAGACTTACGACCTTAAATATCTTTCTAAAAGTTCTGTGTTTAAAAAATAATGCCGACAACGATTTTACCGAAACTTTTAAAAAACAGCGAGATAAATCTATCATTTTACTTCATAATCACAACGACCAAGAATCATTCAATAAAGTTGTAAATCTTGAAAGTTCAACAGTTTTTAAAGACGTTTCTGAAAATGACAATATTCTTTCGGCTTATAATTTTTTCAACGAAAATATAACAGCAGAGGATTTAGAAAACTCAATTGATTTTTTCAATATTTTAGACAACATACTTTTTGTTGGGATTGACCTTGGTTACGAAGAGGACGAACAACAAATCTTTGACACAATCAATTCACTTGGAGTTAGGTTAACAACAGCAGAATTGCTGAAAAACTACTTTTTCAAACGTGACGAAATAGAAAGCTACAATAAGTATTGGAAGCAAGTATTTGAAAAAGATGACGACACCAAAATATATTGGGACAGAGAAATAACAACAGGTCGTTTAAGAAGAACATTCATAGACCTTTTCTTTTACTCGTATCTACAAATCAAAATACAAGAACCTGAACTGAAAGTAAATACCGAAGATAAAATTGAGTTTTCAAAAGTTGAGAACTTGTTTGAGTCTTACAAAAGGTTTATAAGAGATTATAAATTGGATAAAACCAAAATCCTTGACGAACTAAAAGAATACGCAGATTTATTTAAAGAAAATTTTGATTACGATATTGTTAATAATGAATTGAGTTCAGAAAGCGGAATTGAACGTATAAATGCAATTATCTTCGGACTTGACACTTCTACACTAATTCCCTACTCTCTTTATATTCTCAAAAATGTTGAGGATGAAACTCAACGAAACGAGCTTTTTGCATTTATAGAAAGTTATGTAATGCGTAGAATGGTTGTAAAAGCAACGACTAAAAACTACAATCAACTATTTACAGACCGATTAATATCTAATAAAATATTATCTAAACAGCAGTTTGTTGAATATTTAGAAGGCAGAAATGACAAGGTAAATTATTTACCAAATGACACCGAATTAAAACAAGGTTTTGAAAATTCAATTTTAATCAACAAACAAACCGCAGGAATTATATATCTAATTGAATCTAAAATTAGAAATAGAAATAAACAAGCTACCCAGCTTTTAGGAATTAGCAAATATAGTTTAGAGCATTTAATGCCAAAAAAATGGGAAAATAAATGGAATAGCGTTCCTACAAAAGAAGCCAAAGATTATAGAAATTTCAAACTAAAGACTTTGGGAAATTTAGCGATTATTACACAATCTTTAAACGCTTCAATTAGAGATTCCAATTGGCCAAAAAAAAAGAGAGGTAGCGGAAATAAAGAAGGCTTAAAACATTATTCGGGCGGAATTGAAACTCTTGCACCTTATCTTGAATTAAACGATTGGAACGAAACAGAAATTGAAAATAGAGCCGGATTTTTACTCGAAAAAGCGAAAGAAATATGGACAGCTGAAACAATGCCAGTGGCTAACAATGTATAA
- a CDS encoding IS110 family transposase, with translation MKEQISLDVVNKNAAGIDIGSRSHWVAVGQSDDLIKEFGVYNENLYQLADWLTSHKIKHVAMESTGNYWQNLHAVLLSRGFEVTLCNGKFTKNIKGKKTDVKDCQWIQKLHSLGLLSGSFLPDEDTEILRTYTRHRYNLIKQAASATKKMQKYLRLMNIRLDVVVKDVVGLTGLKIIRAIALGETDPEKLASLRHYNCKKSEEEIAKALHSNGRKDFLYALKDELDTYDFVQKKIRECDDQIAAKLDEIIGKDPEKQEHYIDKKPYKRVNKNTPKDIDINLKSYQMFKGVDLLAIEGMSYNTVLTIMSEVGFDGIKKFNSAKQFTSWLRLAPNNKVSGGKVLSSKIGKGSNRLKIALRNAANSIGNLKDSTPLRDFFHRINFRKGRVSAITATARKLAVIIWNMVTKGIPYQNPEGYLYLDQKRKLGIVKRMKKQITKFGITNDDLELNTTP, from the coding sequence ATGAAAGAACAAATTAGCTTAGATGTAGTCAATAAAAATGCAGCAGGCATTGATATTGGTAGTAGAAGTCATTGGGTGGCAGTTGGTCAGAGCGATGACTTAATCAAAGAGTTTGGCGTCTACAATGAAAATCTATACCAACTTGCCGATTGGTTGACCTCACACAAGATTAAGCATGTTGCTATGGAGAGTACCGGAAACTACTGGCAAAATTTACATGCCGTACTGCTCTCAAGAGGATTTGAGGTAACCCTGTGCAATGGTAAATTTACCAAAAACATCAAAGGAAAGAAAACAGATGTCAAAGACTGTCAATGGATCCAAAAACTACACAGTTTAGGACTGCTCTCGGGTAGTTTTTTACCCGATGAAGACACCGAAATACTCAGGACATACACAAGACACCGATACAATCTGATAAAACAAGCTGCCTCGGCAACAAAGAAGATGCAGAAATACCTTAGACTTATGAATATTCGCCTCGATGTAGTGGTCAAAGATGTGGTGGGACTTACAGGACTTAAAATTATTCGTGCCATTGCTCTAGGCGAAACCGATCCAGAAAAACTAGCAAGTTTACGTCATTACAACTGCAAGAAAAGCGAAGAAGAAATTGCCAAAGCATTGCACTCCAACGGAAGAAAAGACTTCCTTTATGCACTAAAAGATGAGCTAGACACCTACGATTTCGTGCAAAAGAAGATAAGAGAATGTGACGACCAGATTGCCGCAAAACTCGACGAAATAATAGGTAAAGACCCTGAAAAACAAGAACATTATATCGATAAGAAACCGTATAAACGCGTTAACAAAAACACTCCTAAAGACATAGACATCAATTTAAAATCCTACCAAATGTTCAAAGGTGTAGACCTTTTAGCCATAGAAGGTATGAGTTACAATACCGTCCTTACCATTATGAGTGAAGTAGGTTTTGATGGAATCAAAAAGTTTAATTCCGCAAAACAATTTACATCTTGGCTTAGGCTGGCGCCCAACAACAAAGTAAGTGGTGGAAAAGTGCTATCCAGCAAAATAGGGAAAGGAAGCAACAGACTCAAAATTGCTCTGCGAAATGCAGCAAACTCCATTGGTAATTTAAAAGACAGCACACCACTGCGGGATTTTTTCCATAGAATCAACTTCAGAAAAGGCCGTGTCTCGGCCATCACTGCAACAGCAAGAAAATTAGCAGTCATCATTTGGAATATGGTCACAAAAGGAATCCCATACCAAAACCCAGAAGGCTATCTCTACCTTGACCAAAAAAGAAAATTAGGTATCGTTAAAAGAATGAAGAAACAAATCACTAAATTTGGAATAACAAATGACGATTTAGAGCTAAACACAACCCCTTGA